One Nicotiana tabacum cultivar K326 chromosome 23, ASM71507v2, whole genome shotgun sequence genomic window, aagaaaagatggGAAAATTTGGGGGAGTGAATGCGTGAAAGAAGTAAATGATAGGTGGAAGAGCTATTTATAGGCTCGCATCATGACGATTCAATATCACAGGTGGCCGACCGCCATCTGAcaagcattaaataccttgaaaggcTGAATCGATAGGAcaactatcacatacgtcataTTCGATCCCTGTGAAAACGTCGGCTTATGACCCGATCGAATCACCAAAAATCACATCGATTCTCACCGCATCCTTcgtgagaaacgaggggactatctgtatacagtcgaaatagatttcggccttcctacgttcgatcgagttcaagTGTTAAAAAGTCGAaatgagattttgggagtgagctccgaAGTCGGTACTAATGAGCCTCGAGCTCGAAGGTcgctcgaggagtcggctcgataaccctatcgagcctgtgatcgaattgatccgcaaggcactgcttcgaggtcggaaatgcgcgacgcccatctcgaaggtcgaactcgagccAAAGGGCCGACCaagtaacgagttcgagccaatatcgagctcacagactagagccgttgcaaccgcaccaagagagagaatcttggcgggaatcaaggaagagacaagtcatcatgggccttccactatatgctttattttaatattattttgtaatgaccctcttctataaaagggggaatccttgtaagctatggCAGGCAGAGAAAAAAACACActgtaacaaaaaaaaacacttctcatattgaaagatatccctttgtgcttgttttactttatcttattcattCTTGTTGCCCACTATTTgtattctcatagtcaagaatacgcatatctctatttctctacacgatttatatcgaattgtatcgcatatctttaaaaccatacacaaaatctaacgttatccgatttttccggTAAACaaagatgtaaaattaataaaagCTTGAATAATACGTACAGTATTCCCTATAGTATAATGATAAGCATCTAGCATGTTAGCTTGCACGAAATTATAGCAAAACTTGTTGTACTCAAGATCTTGATGGGACCAGTAAATTGATTGCCTTGGCCTACAATTCTCAACCACCTTAAACTTGGAATATGCTTCTTTCCAATCTATTTACTTGTTATGGTATTTTCCCAATCTATTCTCAGGTTGCTATTCACAAGCATTTCTCTCATGGGAAATTGTATTCCTTCTTTAGACAAAGAAAGGCAAACTTTGCCTATTGATACAGTTTTCAAGCTTCCATCTCCATTGCCTAATTGGCCACCAGGTTTGAATTTCACAATCTTTTAACTTAGTAGTTATTGAGTCGAAAGTTGTATGCTAAAATCAGTTCAAAACTGAACCATGAACACTCCCATTCAGTAAATTAATTGGTTTACATATCTTTCATTcgttttttcttttatgtttgataagtttaatgaacttgaaactctaaTGACAGGTGGGGAATTTGGAAGTGGATATGTTGATTTAGAAGGGCTAGAAGTTTGCCAGATTGTGACATTTAACAAAGTTTGGGCTATTGATAAAGGAGGGCCAGATAATCTTGGAGCAACATTTTATGAGCCTTCACCAATTCCAGATGGATTTTCCATGTTTGGATGCTATTGCCAACCAAACAATCAACCCCATTTTGGCTGGGTACTTGTAGGGAAAGACAAGAATAATGGTCAAACTCTAAAGAATCCAATTGATTATACACTTGTTTGGAGTAGTGAGTCCTCAAAGCTCAAGAACAAAAAGAGCACTGATGATGGCTATATTTGGCTGCCAATCCCACCTGAGGGTTACAAGGCTTTAGGTCATGTTATCACAACCTCACCTGAAAAACCTTCCTTGGACAAAATCCAATGTGTTCAATCCAATCTTACCGATAAATTAGAGGTTGAGAGTTGGATCTGGGGTGAAGGTACAACAAGCAATGCGAATGGTATCAATGTTCATAGCACAAGACCTCGAGAAAGGGGCATAAAAGCACAAGGGGTCAGTGTAGGTACATTCTTAGCTAGGATCAAAAGTGATCAAAATGATGATTCCAACACATTATCCCTTGCTTGTTTAAAGAATAACAAGTTTGGTACCTTTTCTTCTATGCCTAGCCTTGGCCAAATTCAAGCATTATTTGAACAATACTCTCCACTTGTTTACTTTCACCCCAAAGAAAAGTATCTTCCTTCTTCTGTCAATTGGTATTTTGCTAATGGTGCTTTGCTATACCAAAAAGGTCAAGAATCCAATCCTAGTTCCATTGaaccaaatggctcaaatcttcCACAAGGTGGCCCCAATGATGGTGCATATTGGCTAGACTTGCCAATTGACGCCAAGGACAAAGAGAAAGCCATTAAAGGAGATTTACTAAGCTCTGAGGTGTATCTCCACATCAAACCAATGCTAGGGGCAACTTTCACTGATATAGCTGTGTGGATCTTCCATCCATTCAATGGACCTGGAACAGCTAAACTTGGCCTAATCGATGTACCATTAGGGAAAATAGGCGAACACATCGGTGATTGGGAACATGTAACACTTAGAATTAGCAATTTCAATGGGGTTTTGCACAAAGTTTACTTGTCAGAACATAGTGGAGGGACATGGCTTAATGCACCACTAGTGGAATTCCAAAATGGTAACAAAGTTGTGGCCTATTCTTCACTAAATGGGCATGCCATTTATCCTAAACCAGGGCTGGTTTTACAAGGGACTGGAGATATTGGGATAAGGAATGATACAGCTAAGAGTAATTTGGTTTTAGACTGTGGGGAGAATTATTCAGTAGTTGCAGCTGAAAATCTTGAAATACTTGAGCCACCCTGGCTAAATTATACTAGAGAATGGGGACCAAAAATAAGTTATGCACTTGGGGATGAAGTCAAGAGAATTGAGAGCTTGCTGAAAGGGAACTTGAAAACTGCATTTGAAAAATTGGTCAAAGTATTGCCAAATGAAGTTTATGGAGAAGAAGGGCCTACTGGTCCAAAGATGAAAGGTAATTGGAATGGGGATGAAGTGTGAACTTTGAAAGTCAGTTCTCATAAGAAACAGAATTGAGGCCTTCATGCAAAAGTGTTTTGTAATTTAATTTCCACATGTAATTCAAtgtctcctttctttctttctttttaattcaaTTCATTCTGAAAATGAACTGGAAGTGATTCTTTTCTACATTTATTGATAAATaacaacaaagaagaagaagaagaaaaattgcaACCACAACTTTTCGATCCCCATTCTTCTTATAGATAGTAGTATAGTACTACATTAATCTACTCGGGAAATATCAATTTCTTTCAATTGTGTACACATGTTTTTCTTTCTATCATGCTTTTCACATTTCAGTCTTACTTCCTCTGATCCATGTTAGTTGTCATGTTTCTTTTTTACGTGCCCTTACTAAACTATTAATAGGAGATTTTGACTAGTATACTCTTATTAAATCTTTAATCATTCAACATATTAATCTCTCCTCAGTAAATGTTCcccttatttatgtgccttatcCATCAATAGGGATACTCACTTGATATGTACAAGTCGGCTGATGCAAATGAAGAACTCACTGGCATTGAGTAGATAAACAGACACATAGGATAAATAATATTTCGTCTACATTGCACCTAAGTATGGAAATTGACCGTTTTTCTAAATTGAATTTCTATTGCATCTTCAACTTCAATGTTTGTTGAATCTTCAACTTTCAAATGAGTTTTTAGTTCTCTCtccatattttttataaatatatttcATAATAATGGAATTTGTTCTAAGATCAGGTTTTATAAGAGATTGAACAATACAGTAAAGATCCAAAGCAATTAAATGCATTCACAGGAGCAGTAACGGACTTGACTAAATGCTTAAAAGAGTAAGGTTTAGCCAATCTGAACAATCATAACATTACGTGTTTGTACTCTTCCAATTTAGATTTTCTATGCTATGTAAtcaatatttttcattttcaagACCAATTAAAACTAAGGGCAAAATAGGAAAAAATGATAAATTATACCTTGATTTTCTAAAATGACAACTATTTTGGACCATATATATTTACTAACCACAGCAACTAATATGGACCGAGGGAGTATTATTTTGGACACTTTAACTTCGATTTAATACTCTGCACACTtcctcttttttcccttttttcttaaTAGGGAAATCAAAGGACGTTAGGCTTATTGTGATAGATATAGTAAATGGTTTATGTTTCTTGGACTATCTTATTATCCAATTGAAAAAGGTTTATTTGTCTAGAACTGCCAAAAATTGTAAAGAAGTCAAAAGAATATTGAAATCAGTATATTGGAGGCATAAATTTGTAATAGTTGCTATATATAGAATAGCACTTCAACGATGATGCATAACTTTgagccttttttttttcttttgataagaATGATGTATAATTTTTAAGTCGTGCAATGACTATTTTTAGGATAATTTGTTTTAATGCTTTGGCATTGTTTAATCTACGTTATGTTAGTAACTAGCTTCAAAACtagttttataaaaatttcaTCTGTAGTTTAGGAATTTATTTATAGACCAAATATTTTGTATAACTTGTTCCATTTACCATATACTTACCCTTATGCAACAACTTAGAACTACATTAAAAGTAGTTAGACAAGCAAACACCTTTCTTACCGCACCCTGCGTACGGAAGCAGGAGAAGGAAAGAAATTGGTGACATTTTCTAGTCCATCGATTTATCTGTGAGAAAAAAAAGGTTGTAAATACAATAAAGGGAGTGATTTCCCTCAGTTAGAACGTAAACAAAGTCTACAAGCAAATACGAGTTAGAAAACTTATCATCTCCTCTATTTTCCCTTTCCCTACTTCCCAAACAAGGGATCATTTCTCACCAACCATTCAGAAACCGAACAGCAGCAGAAGAGAAGTTTGAAAATGTCCATTTAGAAACCTGCCAAGATCTCAGAAACTAGACCAATTCTTTTAACCAAAAGATTGCACAACGGAAGGGCTAGAAATAGAAGCAACAGAGTAACCATTTTATTGATTACTCCCATTAGAATTTGGACATGGCAAATTGAATCCTCAAGTTAGATATCAGTTCTCAACAAAACCCATTATTCAttctttttataaatatttttcatttcaatCTGATACTCAACTGTACTTAGTATTACAACATCAAAAGATGAGGACATCTAAAGATAATGTGCTAGTCATTTGAGAAAGAATATCCCCACCTCCTAGGTAAGATGAAATATCAAGCTAAACATTCAGAATGAGATCCACGAAGCACCAACCCTATCGCGAGGAATTAGGCGCAGTTCAGATCCATGTTTAAGAAAGACGTTACCTGAAATAACATTTGAGTTCATATAAATCCAAAACCAGATAATCTAGGAAAATAGAGGTTCAGCACTGAAGGATAAGATATTTAATCATGTCAGGGTAAAAGAATAAACAATCGCCGCCAATTGTTGCTAAAAAGTCAGATCAATCCACAAGGAAAAGACAAGAACCAACTCTCCACCAAAAAGTTCAAACACTATCTTTAGCAGTCTCAGATTGctctaaacaaaagaaaagatgaagagaGACTCCCAACAATCTTATTCTTCCACTAACTAATCAAGTTTCCTTTTCTCAATATTTCTATGAAAAACTGGTACCTTGAGCTCCATGCAACAACTCTTTCTCCACTTATCAGCTTTTAATTCTGCATTTCTACTCTAGTCTATAGGcagaaagaacaaaaaggagaAGCTTGTGTTATAAATTTGCATGCTCTCTTACTTCATCTATAAACTTATAAGATAGCTTAATCCAATCTCTGTTTCTATTCAGTCTCTCTACCtccccaaggtaggggtaaggtatgcgtgcACATTACCCACCCCAGACCCCGCTTGTGGGATCCCACTGGGTTTGTTATTATAATCCAATCTCTAGTCTTCATT contains:
- the LOC107792427 gene encoding hypothetical protein At1g04090-like, with amino-acid sequence MVFSQSILRLLFTSISLMGNCIPSLDKERQTLPIDTVFKLPSPLPNWPPGGEFGSGYVDLEGLEVCQIVTFNKVWAIDKGGPDNLGATFYEPSPIPDGFSMFGCYCQPNNQPHFGWVLVGKDKNNGQTLKNPIDYTLVWSSESSKLKNKKSTDDGYIWLPIPPEGYKALGHVITTSPEKPSLDKIQCVQSNLTDKLEVESWIWGEGTTSNANGINVHSTRPRERGIKAQGVSVGTFLARIKSDQNDDSNTLSLACLKNNKFGTFSSMPSLGQIQALFEQYSPLVYFHPKEKYLPSSVNWYFANGALLYQKGQESNPSSIEPNGSNLPQGGPNDGAYWLDLPIDAKDKEKAIKGDLLSSEVYLHIKPMLGATFTDIAVWIFHPFNGPGTAKLGLIDVPLGKIGEHIGDWEHVTLRISNFNGVLHKVYLSEHSGGTWLNAPLVEFQNGNKVVAYSSLNGHAIYPKPGLVLQGTGDIGIRNDTAKSNLVLDCGENYSVVAAENLEILEPPWLNYTREWGPKISYALGDEVKRIESLLKGNLKTAFEKLVKVLPNEVYGEEGPTGPKMKGNWNGDEV